In one window of Thermodesulfobacteriota bacterium DNA:
- the gpmI gene encoding 2,3-bisphosphoglycerate-independent phosphoglycerate mutase → MKKVCLIVLDGWGINQDNDSNAVLLASTPNYDRLVREYPVSTIDTSGFSVGLPEGQMGNSEVGHLTMGAGRVVYQELVRISKAIKEGELESRPMIDELASGLKRSGGALHLIGLLSDGGVHSHIEHLFGLLDIFRRKGVERVFIHAILDGRDTPPSSGAAYMESLLSYLAKSNSPARVATVCGRYYAMDRDNRWERVKKAYDAIAGGMGAAAEDPLEAVKAAYAREETDEFVQPTVLVREGRPVAPVSDGDAVLFFNFRSDRAREITRAFVDDGFTGFERKARPALSRFVCMTEYDQRLGLPVLFAPQALRNILADVLSSSGLRQFRVSETEKYAHVTFFFNGGREEPFEGEERLLIPSAQDVPTYDKKPEMRALEIAEAAAMKIREGRYSFMLMNFANCDMVGHTGVLDAAIKACEAVDRALGIVAGAAIENGWSVLITADHGNAEQMKDQSSGEVHTAHTTNLAPFILVDPDMKGTRLKHGGLDDVAPTILKLMGLPQPSEMTGKPLF, encoded by the coding sequence TTGAAAAAGGTCTGCCTGATCGTGCTGGACGGATGGGGCATTAACCAGGACAACGACTCGAACGCCGTGCTCCTGGCCTCGACCCCCAATTATGACCGCCTGGTCCGGGAATATCCCGTATCGACGATAGACACCTCCGGGTTTTCAGTGGGCCTCCCGGAGGGGCAGATGGGGAATTCCGAGGTCGGCCATCTCACAATGGGCGCGGGCAGGGTCGTATACCAGGAACTCGTGAGGATATCAAAGGCCATAAAGGAAGGCGAGCTTGAATCCCGCCCCATGATCGACGAGCTCGCAAGCGGACTGAAACGGAGTGGCGGCGCGCTCCATCTCATTGGCCTCCTCTCGGACGGCGGGGTGCACAGCCATATCGAGCACCTCTTCGGCCTTCTGGACATCTTCAGGAGAAAGGGCGTTGAGAGGGTCTTTATACACGCTATACTCGACGGCAGGGACACCCCTCCTTCGAGCGGCGCCGCCTACATGGAGTCGCTCCTTTCGTACCTTGCGAAAAGCAACTCGCCTGCCAGGGTGGCCACAGTGTGCGGCAGGTATTACGCGATGGACCGTGACAACAGGTGGGAGCGCGTAAAGAAGGCGTATGACGCGATTGCCGGGGGGATGGGGGCGGCCGCCGAAGACCCTCTCGAAGCAGTGAAGGCGGCTTACGCGAGGGAGGAGACGGACGAGTTCGTCCAGCCTACGGTGCTGGTCCGGGAAGGAAGGCCCGTGGCCCCGGTCTCGGACGGAGATGCCGTCCTCTTCTTCAATTTCAGGTCGGACAGGGCAAGGGAGATAACAAGGGCCTTCGTGGACGACGGCTTTACCGGCTTCGAGAGGAAGGCGAGGCCTGCCCTTTCGAGGTTCGTCTGCATGACCGAGTACGACCAGAGGCTCGGGCTTCCGGTCCTGTTCGCGCCGCAGGCGCTAAGGAACATACTCGCGGACGTTCTCTCCTCAAGCGGGCTCAGGCAGTTCAGGGTCTCAGAGACCGAGAAGTACGCCCACGTGACCTTTTTCTTCAACGGCGGAAGGGAAGAGCCGTTCGAGGGGGAGGAGAGGCTCCTTATCCCGTCGGCGCAGGACGTGCCGACTTACGACAAGAAGCCGGAGATGCGGGCCCTTGAGATAGCCGAGGCCGCGGCCATGAAGATACGGGAGGGGCGCTATTCCTTCATGCTCATGAACTTCGCGAACTGCGACATGGTGGGACACACCGGGGTCCTGGACGCCGCGATCAAGGCCTGCGAGGCGGTGGATCGGGCCCTGGGCATCGTGGCCGGGGCGGCCATTGAAAACGGCTGGTCGGTATTGATAACCGCCGACCACGGCAATGCCGAGCAGATGAAAGACCAGTCTTCGGGAGAGGTCCACACGGCCCACACCACGAACCTTGCGCCGTTCATACTGGTTGACCCCGATATGAAGGGGACGAGGCTCAAGCACGGCGGGCTTGACGACGTCGCTCCGACCATCCTTAAGCTCATGGGACTGCCCCAGCCCTCGGAGATGACCGGCAAGCCGCTTTTTTAG
- a CDS encoding tetratricopeptide repeat protein, producing MYTKVLLVVIILVLGAFFYLHTKNPGIVTFVVTSEYTYALPAALLVFFGFLAGVVLAVLNSLVADARRALKEMKERKEKKLLAQADENYRKGAELLVKGDTSSARELFEKAHAAKPNETGMIISLAETYMREDRPREAVKVLEKGFLNNPSSIGVLSSLARCATESGDAQRAAKALEEVVKLDPGNLYALRKLRDLRTREALWSDAAELQKKVMDSERNEELRKKEKKLLTGLLYESACVSMNEGRLTEALVRVKEALKNDDKFLPGHILLGEVLDRQGSSASAAKVWEKALARFSTPEPIILKLEDLCIKESAPERILERYNKEILTHSNGPNMRLLLARLYLRLEMVDNAIEELERLQNEGEEGFYHSVLLGEAYLRRKQGGRAAHLFHRALGLDREYSPHFRCSGCGSDVVSWKARCTSCGEWDTLVMRGLESQHRAPALRKLF from the coding sequence ATGTACACCAAGGTACTCCTCGTAGTAATCATACTCGTCCTGGGGGCGTTCTTCTATCTACATACCAAGAACCCCGGCATCGTCACCTTCGTCGTAACGAGCGAGTACACCTACGCGCTCCCGGCCGCCCTCCTCGTCTTTTTCGGCTTCCTCGCTGGCGTCGTGCTTGCGGTCCTGAATTCGCTCGTGGCCGACGCAAGGAGGGCCCTTAAGGAGATGAAGGAGCGGAAGGAGAAGAAGCTCCTTGCGCAGGCCGACGAGAATTATAGAAAAGGGGCCGAGCTCCTTGTGAAGGGCGATACCTCTTCCGCAAGGGAGCTTTTCGAGAAGGCCCACGCCGCAAAGCCGAACGAGACCGGCATGATAATAAGCCTCGCCGAGACATACATGAGGGAGGACAGGCCCAGGGAGGCGGTCAAGGTGCTTGAGAAGGGGTTCCTCAACAACCCTTCCTCCATAGGCGTATTGAGCTCGCTTGCCCGTTGCGCGACCGAATCCGGGGACGCGCAGAGGGCGGCCAAGGCCCTGGAGGAGGTCGTGAAGCTCGACCCGGGCAACCTCTACGCATTAAGGAAATTGAGGGACCTGAGGACAAGGGAGGCCCTCTGGTCCGATGCGGCGGAGCTGCAGAAGAAGGTCATGGATTCCGAAAGGAACGAGGAACTCAGGAAAAAGGAGAAAAAGCTCCTTACGGGGCTCCTTTACGAGTCGGCATGCGTGTCCATGAACGAGGGGAGGCTTACCGAGGCGCTCGTCAGGGTAAAAGAGGCGTTGAAGAACGACGACAAGTTCCTACCCGGGCATATCCTCCTCGGAGAGGTGCTCGACAGGCAGGGGAGCTCTGCGAGCGCCGCAAAGGTATGGGAGAAGGCGCTCGCCAGGTTCAGCACGCCCGAACCGATCATCCTCAAGCTCGAAGACCTCTGCATAAAGGAATCGGCCCCGGAGAGGATACTCGAAAGGTATAATAAGGAGATACTCACGCATTCGAACGGGCCCAATATGAGGCTCCTGCTGGCACGCCTTTACCTGAGGCTCGAGATGGTCGACAACGCCATAGAAGAGCTCGAAAGGCTCCAGAACGAGGGCGAGGAAGGCTTTTACCATTCGGTGCTCCTTGGCGAGGCCTATCTCAGGCGCAAGCAGGGTGGCAGGGCCGCGCACCTCTTCCACAGGGCGCTCGGGCTTGACAGGGAGTACAGCCCTCATTTCAGGTGCTCCGGGTGCGGCTCCGATGTGGTCTCATGGAAGGCCAGGTGTACCTCTTGCGGGGAGTGGGATACACTTGTAATGAGGGGGTTGGAATCCCAGCACAGGGCGCCGGCCCTGAGAAAGCTCTTCTGA
- a CDS encoding 23S rRNA (pseudouridine(1915)-N(3))-methyltransferase RlmH produces MKIVFISVGRMKKESLREAAAEYLKRIRRYAPVEAVEVKDEKAPAKAPREDVARGEGQRIIAKLMPGDYVVSLADTGTGMTSAGLAEFLSGIMSSGRKRLVFIVGGAWGLHKDVYDRSQMVLSLSSMTLPHDLARLVLYEQVYRGFTIMRNEPYSH; encoded by the coding sequence TTGAAGATAGTTTTCATCTCCGTGGGCCGGATGAAGAAGGAGAGCCTGAGGGAAGCCGCAGCGGAATATCTTAAAAGGATACGGAGATACGCGCCCGTCGAGGCCGTGGAGGTAAAGGACGAGAAGGCCCCGGCCAAGGCGCCCAGGGAGGACGTGGCAAGGGGCGAGGGGCAGAGGATAATCGCGAAGCTCATGCCCGGCGATTATGTCGTCTCGCTCGCCGACACGGGGACCGGAATGACTTCCGCGGGCCTCGCGGAGTTCCTCTCCGGCATCATGTCCTCGGGCAGGAAAAGGCTGGTCTTCATAGTGGGCGGCGCGTGGGGCCTCCACAAGGACGTATACGACAGGTCTCAAATGGTGCTTTCGCTTTCGTCGATGACGCTGCCCCATGACCTCGCGAGGCTTGTCCTGTACGAGCAGGTCTACAGGGGCTTCACCATAATGCGGAACGAACCCTACTCGCACTGA
- the rsfS gene encoding ribosome silencing factor has protein sequence MEPKKKALEIARLALDKKAEKVVILNIKKLSTVSDYLVICSAESERQVQAIVNAVEEGLRKAGERPLGIEGAAEGKWALMDYNDVVVHVFLEHIRSFYDLEGLWAEAPATEVADKLKLSGAAKPGAKGGKKGPGKKGG, from the coding sequence CTGGAACCAAAGAAGAAGGCGCTCGAGATCGCAAGGCTCGCCCTCGACAAGAAGGCCGAGAAAGTAGTGATACTGAATATCAAGAAGCTCTCCACTGTATCTGACTATCTCGTCATATGCAGCGCGGAATCCGAGAGGCAGGTCCAGGCCATAGTCAATGCCGTGGAAGAGGGGCTCAGGAAGGCCGGAGAGCGGCCTCTCGGCATTGAAGGCGCAGCCGAAGGGAAGTGGGCGCTCATGGACTATAACGACGTCGTGGTCCATGTCTTCCTCGAGCATATAAGGTCTTTCTACGACCTCGAAGGGCTGTGGGCCGAGGCGCCGGCCACGGAGGTCGCGGATAAATTGAAGCTTTCCGGCGCGGCGAAACCCGGCGCAAAGGGCGGCAAAAAAGGGCCGGGTAAAAAGGGCGGTTAG
- the nadD gene encoding nicotinate-nucleotide adenylyltransferase has translation MRVAVLGGTFNPIHLGHLRIAEEAREALSFERVVFVPTHITPHKLRESLTPPEARHELVRRAIEGNPGFEVSDIEIRRGGRSFTVDTVRELRRERPGSSVSLIIGNDSFNEITSWYEYEELLGLASLIVVPRPGHPVKKPAEVLPVEVARKFWYDSETGAYVNSAGISITYLSTTLMDISSSAIREKVRKGLSIRYLVPESVLKLIEEHELYR, from the coding sequence ATGCGGGTAGCGGTTTTAGGGGGCACGTTCAATCCCATACACCTGGGCCACCTGAGGATTGCTGAGGAGGCCAGGGAGGCGCTTTCGTTCGAGCGCGTGGTCTTCGTGCCCACGCACATAACCCCGCATAAGCTGAGGGAGTCGCTTACGCCGCCTGAAGCGCGCCATGAGCTTGTAAGGCGCGCGATTGAGGGGAACCCCGGCTTCGAGGTCTCGGATATCGAGATACGGCGCGGGGGCAGGTCTTTTACCGTCGACACCGTGAGGGAGCTTAGGAGGGAGCGGCCCGGGTCCTCCGTGAGCCTCATAATAGGGAACGACTCTTTTAACGAGATAACCTCATGGTATGAGTACGAGGAGCTTTTGGGCCTCGCAAGCCTCATAGTCGTGCCGAGGCCCGGGCACCCGGTCAAAAAACCGGCGGAGGTGTTGCCGGTTGAAGTGGCCCGTAAGTTCTGGTATGATTCGGAAACCGGAGCTTACGTCAATTCCGCCGGTATCTCTATAACTTACCTGAGTACGACCCTTATGGACATCTCTTCATCGGCCATAAGGGAGAAGGTGCGCAAAGGGCTCTCGATAAGGTACCTCGTGCCCGAGAGCGTCCTTAAGCTCATAGAAGAGCATGAGCTTTATCGATGA
- a CDS encoding replication-associated recombination protein A, with product MELELFDEGRSGLNPAPLAERMRPKDLSGFIGQEHLIGEGKLLDRVIKKGDLPSLILWGPPGTGKTTIARIAAEASKSEFLEFSAVLSGVKEIREVIKVAKENLRRGKKTVLFVDEIHRFNKAQQDAFLHSVEDGTITLIGATTENPSFEVNAPLLSRCKVLVLESLSSGALREILGRAMKDKERGLGKFRAELEEGVVDFLSEISAGDARTALNALEAAYMLAEPDPEGVRHISLKAAEEAVQRKAILYDKGGEEHYNVISAFIKSMRGSDPHAAIYWLARMVEAGEDPLFIARRMVIFASEDIGNADPAALRLAIDVKDAVDFVGMPEGWIPLAHGVAYLATAPKSNASYLAYLEAAGDVRKHGALPAPLHIRNAPTSLMKGLGYGKGYKYPHSFKDAEVEQEYLPETLKGSIYYRPNERGNEIEIAERMRRKGKKEQK from the coding sequence ATGGAACTTGAGCTTTTCGATGAAGGCCGAAGTGGGCTCAACCCCGCCCCTCTTGCCGAAAGGATGCGGCCAAAGGACCTTTCGGGCTTCATAGGGCAGGAGCACCTCATTGGAGAGGGGAAGCTCCTGGACAGGGTGATAAAAAAGGGCGACCTCCCCTCCCTGATCCTCTGGGGGCCGCCCGGCACAGGGAAGACCACCATCGCCAGGATAGCGGCCGAGGCCTCGAAATCGGAATTTCTGGAGTTTTCGGCGGTCCTCTCGGGCGTGAAGGAGATTCGGGAGGTAATAAAGGTTGCAAAGGAAAACCTCCGGCGCGGCAAAAAGACCGTCCTTTTCGTGGACGAGATACACAGGTTCAACAAGGCGCAGCAGGACGCGTTCCTGCATAGCGTGGAGGACGGCACCATAACCCTCATAGGGGCGACGACCGAGAACCCGTCTTTCGAGGTGAACGCGCCGCTCCTTTCGAGGTGCAAGGTGCTGGTGCTCGAATCCCTCTCCTCCGGGGCGCTCAGGGAGATACTGGGTCGCGCCATGAAGGACAAAGAGCGCGGTCTCGGCAAATTCAGGGCCGAGCTTGAGGAGGGCGTCGTCGATTTCCTCTCCGAGATATCGGCGGGAGACGCGAGGACGGCGCTAAACGCCCTTGAGGCCGCCTACATGCTTGCCGAGCCTGACCCCGAAGGGGTCAGGCATATAAGCCTGAAGGCCGCCGAGGAAGCGGTGCAGAGGAAGGCCATCCTATACGACAAGGGCGGGGAGGAGCACTATAACGTCATCTCTGCCTTCATAAAATCCATGCGGGGGAGCGACCCGCACGCTGCAATCTACTGGCTCGCAAGGATGGTCGAGGCGGGCGAGGACCCGCTCTTTATCGCGAGGCGCATGGTAATATTCGCATCCGAAGACATCGGTAACGCCGACCCAGCTGCCCTGAGGCTCGCGATCGACGTAAAGGACGCGGTCGACTTCGTGGGGATGCCCGAGGGCTGGATACCGCTGGCGCACGGGGTCGCCTATCTCGCGACAGCCCCGAAATCCAACGCCTCGTATCTCGCCTATCTCGAAGCCGCTGGAGACGTAAGGAAGCACGGCGCCCTCCCGGCGCCGCTCCATATAAGGAACGCGCCCACAAGCCTCATGAAAGGCCTCGGCTACGGCAAGGGCTACAAGTACCCGCACAGCTTCAAGGACGCGGAGGTCGAGCAGGAATACCTGCCCGAGACCCTTAAGGGCAGCATTTATTACAGGCCGAATGAGAGGGGAAATGAAATCGAAATCGCCGAGAGGATGAGAAGGAAAGGGAAAAAGGAGCAAAAATAA
- the bioB gene encoding biotin synthase BioB, whose amino-acid sequence METILKTALEKGLSGEGLSEGEALEFASLPDSSIYESLAITEKVRRRHKGVEVNLCAIVNAKSGLCKEDCSFCSQSVKYPTGAAEYPMSGPSEIIGAAIEAARTGAREFSIVASGTRIEKEKDISALSEAIRGMRGMELESCASLGMLTRDTLKKLKESGLESYHHNLETGRSFFPKVCTTHEYEEDVAVIKAAKELGFHVCSGGIFGLGEGWDVRIELLSTLRELEVDSIPINFLNPRPGTPLEGASYLTPIECLKIIALARLMLPARDIIICGGRQVNLRDLQPLIFAAGANGMMIGNYLTTPGRAPEEDLRMLSDLGLRPRGYK is encoded by the coding sequence ATGGAAACCATACTGAAGACCGCCCTTGAAAAGGGCCTCTCGGGCGAAGGCCTCTCCGAAGGCGAGGCCCTTGAGTTTGCAAGCCTGCCGGATTCGTCCATTTACGAATCACTCGCAATTACCGAGAAAGTCAGGCGCCGTCACAAGGGGGTCGAGGTAAACCTCTGCGCCATCGTAAACGCAAAGAGCGGCCTGTGCAAGGAGGACTGCTCCTTCTGCTCCCAATCCGTCAAGTACCCCACGGGAGCGGCCGAATACCCCATGTCCGGGCCATCCGAGATCATCGGCGCGGCAATAGAAGCGGCAAGGACCGGGGCGCGCGAGTTCTCGATAGTCGCAAGCGGCACCCGGATAGAGAAGGAGAAGGACATATCCGCGCTTTCCGAAGCCATAAGAGGGATGCGGGGCATGGAGCTTGAGAGCTGCGCCTCGCTCGGCATGCTCACGAGAGATACCCTGAAGAAATTAAAAGAGAGCGGGCTTGAGAGCTACCACCACAACCTCGAGACCGGTCGGAGCTTCTTTCCAAAGGTTTGCACGACACACGAATACGAAGAGGACGTTGCGGTTATAAAGGCAGCCAAGGAACTCGGGTTTCACGTCTGCTCGGGCGGCATATTCGGGCTCGGAGAGGGCTGGGATGTGAGGATAGAGCTACTTTCCACCTTAAGGGAGCTTGAGGTCGATTCCATCCCCATAAACTTCCTGAACCCCAGGCCGGGCACGCCGCTCGAAGGGGCGAGCTACCTTACCCCGATAGAGTGCCTGAAGATAATAGCCCTCGCGAGGCTCATGCTCCCTGCGAGGGACATAATAATCTGCGGCGGCAGGCAGGTGAACCTCCGCGACCTGCAGCCCCTCATATTCGCGGCAGGCGCGAACGGCATGATGATAGGCAACTACCTCACCACACCCGGGCGGGCCCCTGAAGAAGACCTCCGGATGCTCTCGGACCTGGGCCTCAGGCCCCGCGGCTACAAGTAA
- the bioF gene encoding 8-amino-7-oxononanoate synthase, giving the protein MLKYIDEELLRLDSLGLLRKLKTVHGPQGPRGVVNGREALIMCSNDYLGLAGHPLVKEAAIEAVRKWGAGAGASRLVSGTMEPHVMLEGRITAFKKAEAALLFNSGYNANLGVISALMDRSSEVFSDKLNHASIVDACVLSRAKARRYPSRDVNALERLLKASKAKRKLIATDSVFSMDGTIAPLNDITGLLDKYGAMLLVDDAHSTGVLGPGGRGSLEHFSISHPAVIVMGTLGKALGSFGAFVTGGRALIGLLVSKARPFIYTTALPPSVCGAAMKAFDIVENEPGLRQRLWENTARLKEGLLGLGLDTLGSETPIVPVKLGAAKKAMDISDRLLERGVFIQAIRPPTVPEGTSRLRMTLSASHTAEDVDSVLSALRDALYG; this is encoded by the coding sequence ATGCTCAAATACATAGATGAAGAGCTATTGAGGCTCGACTCCCTGGGCCTTTTGCGGAAGCTCAAGACCGTTCACGGGCCGCAGGGGCCGAGGGGCGTCGTGAACGGCAGGGAAGCGCTTATAATGTGCTCTAATGATTACCTGGGCCTTGCCGGACACCCGCTCGTAAAGGAGGCCGCAATCGAGGCCGTCAGGAAGTGGGGGGCCGGGGCCGGGGCGTCGAGGCTCGTATCAGGCACAATGGAGCCCCATGTAATGCTCGAAGGGCGGATAACGGCCTTCAAAAAGGCCGAGGCCGCGCTCCTATTCAATTCCGGCTATAATGCGAACCTCGGCGTCATCTCCGCCCTTATGGACAGGTCCTCCGAGGTATTCTCGGATAAACTTAATCATGCGTCCATCGTGGACGCCTGCGTACTCAGCCGGGCCAAGGCCAGGAGATACCCTTCAAGGGACGTAAACGCCCTTGAAAGGCTCCTCAAGGCTTCGAAGGCTAAAAGAAAGCTGATAGCCACCGACAGCGTCTTCAGCATGGACGGGACCATAGCGCCATTGAACGATATTACAGGACTCCTCGATAAATACGGGGCCATGCTCCTTGTCGATGACGCGCACTCAACCGGCGTCCTCGGCCCCGGAGGCCGCGGGAGCCTCGAGCATTTCAGCATCAGCCACCCGGCTGTAATCGTAATGGGCACTCTCGGCAAGGCGCTCGGCTCATTCGGAGCGTTCGTGACAGGGGGCCGCGCCTTGATAGGCCTCCTGGTCTCGAAGGCACGGCCGTTCATCTACACGACCGCCCTTCCACCCTCGGTCTGCGGCGCGGCCATGAAGGCGTTCGATATCGTGGAGAACGAGCCCGGCCTCAGGCAAAGGCTCTGGGAGAATACGGCAAGGCTCAAGGAAGGCCTTTTGGGTTTGGGGCTCGACACACTGGGGAGCGAAACGCCCATTGTGCCGGTAAAGCTCGGCGCAGCAAAAAAGGCAATGGACATATCGGACAGGCTCCTTGAAAGGGGCGTCTTCATACAGGCCATCAGGCCTCCGACCGTGCCCGAGGGGACCTCGCGCCTCCGGATGACATTGTCCGCATCGCACACCGCGGAGGACGTCGATTCCGTGCTCTCCGCGCTGAGGGATGCCCTCTATGGCTGA
- a CDS encoding alpha/beta fold hydrolase produces the protein MAEGGLVFVHGWATDSRSWDAATERLGSGHITVNLPGHGGQRAWDEPTLAPAIRELSERTQGLRDAVGIGWSLGAEVLIAAYPALKERFRALILVGSTPCFVAKDDFPWGQSRALVKRMITDMKKDPASTVERFYKLNFTDEELASAGATAFLGRYRYPGPISCEGPVPGCFPSFRYDEITRALEALYSADLRDRLKEINLPVLLVHGAMDTVCPPGAAEYMAEKIKNARLEIMRGTGHAPFITKPDSFMSVVNDFISSSG, from the coding sequence ATGGCTGAGGGCGGCTTAGTATTCGTCCACGGATGGGCGACAGACAGCCGGTCCTGGGACGCGGCAACGGAAAGGCTCGGGAGCGGACATATAACGGTAAATCTGCCCGGCCACGGCGGCCAAAGGGCCTGGGACGAACCTACCCTTGCCCCGGCAATAAGGGAGCTATCGGAGCGCACGCAAGGCCTCAGGGACGCGGTCGGCATAGGATGGTCACTCGGCGCGGAGGTGCTTATTGCGGCATATCCGGCTCTTAAGGAAAGGTTCCGCGCCCTCATACTCGTCGGCTCGACCCCGTGCTTCGTTGCAAAGGATGACTTCCCCTGGGGCCAGTCCAGGGCGCTCGTGAAACGCATGATAACGGACATGAAAAAAGACCCGGCCTCGACGGTCGAAAGGTTTTATAAGCTCAACTTCACGGACGAGGAGCTGGCTTCTGCCGGGGCCACGGCCTTTCTTGGGCGATACAGGTATCCGGGGCCGATATCCTGCGAAGGCCCGGTCCCCGGCTGTTTTCCGTCTTTCAGGTACGATGAAATAACCAGGGCGCTTGAGGCGCTTTACTCCGCTGACCTGAGGGACAGGCTAAAGGAAATAAACTTGCCGGTACTCCTCGTACACGGGGCGATGGACACCGTTTGCCCGCCAGGGGCCGCCGAGTACATGGCCGAAAAAATAAAAAACGCCAGGCTCGAAATAATGAGGGGGACCGGGCATGCGCCCTTCATTACAAAGCCCGATTCGTTCATGTCCGTCGTAAACGATTTTATTTCCTCATCGGGGTAG